Within the Burkholderia sp. NRF60-BP8 genome, the region GTGCGTGACGATGCCCTTCGACGTGACGAGCCCGCGCGCGAGCAGGTCGATCGCGACCGGATAGCAGTATGGCCCGAGATGCGCGCCGCGCACGTCGAGCTCCTTGCGATCGCCGATGATCGACCAGTCGACGGTCGCATCCTCGCCGAACACGCTGAATTCGACGAAGCGGCCGAGCTTGCGGATCAGGTCGAGCCCCTGGTTCACGCCGACCGGCGCGCCGGTCGTCTCGATGTAGACGTCGCACCCGTAGCCGTCGGTGAGCGCGCGGACGATCTCGCGCGCATCGTCGCGCCGCGGGTTGATCGTCACGTCGGCGCCGTACTGACGCGCGAGTTCGAGCCGTTCGTCGATCAGGTCGATCACGACGAGTTTCTTCGGCGTCTTCAGGTGCGCGACCTGCGTCATCATCAGCCCGAGCGGGCCCGCGCCAGCGATCACGACGACGTCGTCGAGCTGGACGTCGCCGCGATTCACCGTATGGATCGCGCACGACAGCGGCTCGATGATCGCCGCATCCTCGAGCGATACGCCAAGCGGGATCTTGTGGACGATGGCGGTCGGCGGAATGCGCATGTACTCGGCCATTCCGCCGTCGGCGACTTCGCGCTGGAAGCCGAAGATGTTGTGCACCTCGCACATCCAGTACTGGCCCGACTTGCAATAGCGGCACTTGCCGCACGGCACGATCTGCTCGGCGATCACGCGATCGCCGATCGCCACGCCGAAATGCTCGGCCGCGCCGTCGCCGAGCGCTTCGACATTGCCGAAGAATTCGTGGCCGGGGATCACCGGCGCCTTCACCCACGGGCTCGGTCCGCCCCAGAACATCTTGGCGCCGGTATAGCACTTGCAGTCGCTCGCGCAGATGCCGCATGCGGCGATGCGGATCACGAGCTCGTTCGTACCGGGGCGCGGCTTCGCGACCTGTTCGACGCGATAGTCCTCGGGGCCGTGGCAGACGACCGCGGTCATGCGCGGCTGGGCTTCGGGTGTCGTCATGAGTTGTCTCTTTTCCAATTGATTCGGATGACCGATGGATCGATCTTTACCGCGATCGCTCGCGGCTGATGTAGATCGCGAGCAGGATGATTCCGCCCTTGATCACGTTCTGCACGTACGGGTTCACGCCGATCATGTTGAGCCCGTTGTTGAGCACGCCGAGCAGCAGCGCTCCGACGAGCGTGCCGAGGATCGCGCCGCGCCCGCCGGAGATCGACGTGCCGCCCATCACGACGGCCGCGATCGCATCGAGCTCGAAGCCCACGCCGGCGTTCGGCTGCCCGCTCATCAGGCGCCCGGTCAGCACGATCGCGGCGAGCGCCGACGTGACGCCGGCCAGCGTGTAGACGATCAGTTTCACGCGCGCGACCCGCACGCCGGTGAGCCGCGTCGCCTGCTCGTTGCCGCCGATCGCGTACACGTAGCGGCCGAACGGCATCCGGTCAAGCAACAGCCACGCGATCGCATAGATCGCCAGCATGATCAGCACCGGCGCCTGGATGCCGAGTACCTTGCCGCTGCCGAAGAACGCGACCCAGTCGGGCAGCCCGTCGATCGGATAGCCGCCCGTGTAGATCAGCGCGAGGCCGCGCGCGATGCCCATCGTCGCGAGCGTGACGATGATCGGCGGCATCCCCGCGAACGCGACGAACACGCCGTTCAGGAAACCGAAGCCCAGGCCGACCGCGATGCCGATCCCCAGCGCGGCGGCCGCGTTGACGCCCGCGACCATCAGCCCGGCCGCGAGCGTGCCCGACAGCGCCATCACCGAGCCGACCGACAGGTCGATGCCGCCCGTCAGGATCACGCAGGTCATGCCGACCGCGATGATCGCGTTGATCGAGACCTGGCGCAGCACGTTTTCGAGGTTCGCGGCGGACAGGAAGCTCGGGCTCGCGATCATCATCGCGATGCACACGACGACGAGGCCCACGAGCGGATAGAACAGCGTCGAACGGCGCAACTGCGCCCACATCGCGCGGGGCGGCGGCGCATCGGCGGCCGTGGCCGCGAGCGTCGTGGAATGCGTGGAAGAGGAATCAGGCAGGTTCATGGGTCGCTCCTCGCGTGCCGGCCGTGGCATAGGTCATGACCGTGTCGGGATCGATCTCGTCGCCGGCGAGCGTCGCCTCGATGCGGCCCTGCCGGAACACGGCGACGCGATCGCACATGCCGACGATTTCCGGCAGTTCGGACGAGATCATGATGATGGCGTAGCCGCGCGCGGTGAGTTCGCGCATCAGCCCGTAGATTTCGGCTTTCGCGCCGACGTCGATGCCGCGCGTCGGCTCGTCGAAGATCAGCACCGACGTGTGATGGTTCAGCCAGCGCGCGATCACGACCTTCTGCTGATTGCCGCCGGACAGCGTCGCGACCTCGGTATGGATCGACGGCGCCTTCACGCCGACGCGACGCATTACGTCGTGCGTGGTGCGCGCCTCGCCGCGCCGGTCGATCAGCCAGCGCATCGACCAGTACTTGCCGAGGTTGTTCAGCGAGATGTTGTCGCGGATCGAGAACGACGTGACGAGCCCTTCCGTCTTGCGGCTTTCCGGCAGGAGGCCGATGCCCGCGCGCAGTGCGTCGGCCGGATCGGCGAGCTTCGCCGCCGCGCCGCGTACGCGCAGTTCCTTGCGATGCGCGCGCGTCGCGCCGATCACCGCGAGCGCGGTTTCCGTGCGGCCCGAGCCGACCAGCCCCGCGAAGCCGAGGATCTCGCCGGCGCGAAGCGCGAAGCTGTTCACCGGACCGTCGCGCTCGATCTGCAGCGCATGAACCTCCAGCACGACCGGCGCGTCGGCCGGCAGCGTCGGCTTCGGCGGAAAGCTGCTTTCGATCCGGCGGCCGACCATCATCCGCACCAGTTGCTCGACGTCGGTGCGCGCGACATCGGTCGTCGCGACGTACTGGCCGTCGCGCAGCACCGTGATGCGGTCGCACACCGCGAAAATTTCGTCGAGGTGATGCGAGATGAAGATCATCGCGACGCCCTGCCGCTTCAGCTCGCGCATGATCGCGAACAGGTGCTCGGCCTCGGCCGGCGTGAGCGTCGCGGTCGGTTCGTCGAGGATCAGGATGCGCGCGTCGAGCGACAGCGCCTTGCCGATCTCGACGAACTGCTGCTGCGCAACCGACAGCGCGCGGATCGGCGCATCGAGATCGATCGCCACGCCGAGCCGCGCGAAGATGGCTCCCGCCGCCGCGCGCATCCGCTTGCGGTCGCGGGCGCCCCAGCGGTTGCGCAGCTCGCGGCCGAGGAACAGGTTGTCGACGGCATCAAGGTGCGGAATCAGGCTGAATTCCTGGAACACGATGCCGACGCCGGCCGCGACCGCGTCGCGATAGTCCGCGAAATGGCGCGCGGCGCCGTCGATCTCGATCGTGCCGGCATCCGGCTGGTGGATGCCGCACAGGATCTTCATCAGCGTCGATTTTCCCGCACCGTTCTCGCCGAGCAGCGCATGGATCTCGCCGCGCGCGATCTCCAGATCGATGTCGGACAGCGCCTTCACGCCGGGAAAGCTTTTCGTGATGTGGCTGAGCCTGAGTATCGTATCCATCGGCTTCTCCGTACGAAGGGCGTCGGCCACGCCGCCGCCCTTCGCGTCGCGTCGCACGTCGTTCACCAGCTGAAACCCTTCGCGTTGCCGCGATCGACGACCTTCACGTCGACGGGGATCGCCTTCGGCACCGTCGCGCCCCACTTGCGCGCGATCGCGATGCCGAGCGCGATGCGCACCTGGTCGGCCGGGAACTGCGCGGTCGTCTCGACGAACTTCGAGTTCGGCTTCTGGATCGCGGCGATCGCCTCGGGCGCGCCGTCGACGCTCGTCAGCTTGATGTCCTTGCCGGCCCCCTCGATCGCGGCGAGCGCACCCATCGAGCCGCCGTCGTTCACGCTGAAGATGCCCTTCAGGTTCGGATGCGCGGAAATCATGTTTTCGGTGACCGACAACGCGGTCGCGCGCTCCTGCTTGCCGTTCTGCGTGTCGACGAGTTTCACGTTCGGGAATTTCGCGAGCCCGGCCTTGCAGCCGCGCACGCGTTCGAGAATCGGCACGACCGGGATGCCGTCGAGGATCGCGACCTCGCCGCTGCCGCCGATCGCCTTCGCGAGGTATTCGCACGACATCACGCCCGCGTCGTAATTCTTCGAGCCGACGAACGAATCGACCGGGCCGTTCGCGTTCGCGTCGACGGCCACGACCACCGCGCCCGCCTTCTTCGCTTGCGTGATCGCCGACTGGATGCCGGTCGAATCGGTCGGGTTCACGAGCAGGATGTCGATCTTCTTCTGCAGCATGTCCTCGACGTCGCTCACCTGCTTGCTGACGTCGTGATGCGCGTCGGTGACGACGACCTGCGCGCCGATCGACGCGGCCGCGTCGTTCAGCGCCTTCTGCATCGTCACGAAATACGGGTTGTTCAGTTCCTGAAACGTCATGCCGATCCGCAGCGGCGCGGCGTGCGCGGCGGCGGGCAGCAGGGCCGCGACGGCGAGCGCGGCAACGGCCGCCAGGTGGGCGGCGCGACGGGAGGATGAGGCGGGCGATGCGTGCGTCATGACGGTGTCTCCTGAATTGTGTGCGGCTTTTTCGTGGGTGAATGCGCCCCTCGCGACGTGAGCGACGCGATCGGCTGGGTAAAACGACGGAGCAAACTCGGGCGGGCGGCGGCCCGGCGATCATCCGGGCTGCGGCGCGAGTTCGGGTGCGCCGGGCGTCAGCACGCGCGGCGGCAGCGGGTTACCGGTGGGCGCCGCATGCAGCGCCAGCTCGCGGCTGCGCGCGTTCAGCCGTTGTAACGCGCGGAATTCGGACGGCGCCATCCCCTTCACCGCGCGGAACTGGCGGTTGAAGTTCGACACGTTGTTGAAGCCGGCCTGGAAACAGACGTCGGTGATGCTCGCGTCGTTGGCAAGCAGCATCTGGCATGCGGATTCGATCCGCAGACGATTCACGTACTGGACGAACGGCATGCCCGTGTGACGATGGAACGCGCGTGAGAACGCGCTGACGCTCTGCCCAGTCAGTTGCGCGAGATCGGATTCGCGCAGCTCGGATGCGAGGTTCTTGCCGATATACGACAGCGCGTGACTGAGCCGCGTCGGCGTGACGTCGGCCTGATCGTATGCGGGGCTCGCGAGCAGCGTGCGCTCGGCCGCACCGCACAGCCGCTCGAGGATCGTCATGAACAGCGCGATGCGGTGCATGCCGCGCGCGGTCAGCAACGCGTCGAACAGCGGGGCGATCGCGGCGCTCGTCGCCGCGTCGAAGCCGACCCCACGCCGCGCATCGTCGAGCAGCGTCTGCGCGTCGCGACATTCGGGAAACGCGTCCATGCAGCGGCGCACGAACGAAGGATCGAACTGGATCACGAGATTGCGCCGCTCGACGGTTTCGCCTTCGGCCATGTCGCTGACCCAGTTGTGCGGCAGGTTCGGGCCGAGCAGCACGAGATGGCCGGGGCCGAACGAGCCGATGTGATCGCCGACGAAATACTTGCCGTGCGTCGCGACGATCAAGTGCAGCTCGAATTCGGGATGGAAGTGCCAGCGGATCGTGCGATACGGATAGCCGTGCGACCAGACCTTGAACGACTCGTCGCGTCGCACTTCGACCACTTCGAGATCGGGGTGCATCATGTTGGCGTCTCCATTCCCATGTATCGCTGGCCGGCCTGTTCGGCTCGTTCGCGCGTCCGCCGGCGGTTTCGCGCGGCGGTGCGGACCGGTCGCATGGGAAGCAATGTAGGTCGATCGAGCGCGCGGCTCCACCAACTTTACGCCTGATTTCCGATACTTTTTTGCACGATCCGGCCGGAAACGGCGCCGGACGGCAAATTTGTTGCGGCGCGCAACGGCGCGGCGGCCGGCCGCACCGGCTTACGTCGCCGCGTGCTCGCGCGCCGTGCGCGCCTCGTACGTCTTCAGGTGGTTGTACGCGATCCGCAGCAGCGACAACGCATCGGCCGCCTGCGGGTCGCGCCGCGCGAGCAGGTCGCCGATCACGTGATCGGCTTCGACGCGCGCATGATTCTCGACGTCGCGCAGCATCGACGCGGTCAGCGGCGACGGTGTCAGCACCATCCGCTGCATCCGCTCGCTGGCCGACGAGTCGGGCCGGTGGCCGTTGTGTTCGGCGATCGCGCTGCATTCGGCGAGCATCGTTTCGAGCAGGCGGCGGCCGTCCGGCGCCGCGAGAATGTCGCCGATCGAGCCGCGAAACAGCGACGTGCTCGCGGCGAGCGTCGCGAGGAACACCCACTTCTCCCACATCCGCGCGGCGATATCGTCGCTGAGCGTCGCGTCGAAGCCCGCGCCGCCGAGCACGTCGGCCACCGCGCGCACGCGCGGCGATTCGCCGCCGGCAAGCTCGCCGAACGTCACGCCGTGCGTGTCGTTCAGGTGCACGATGCGCTGCTCGCGATCAAGCGTCGCCGCGATCACGCACAGCCCGCCGAGCACCTGCGCGGCGCCGAAGCGCTCGCGCAGCACGTCGAGGTGACGCATCCCGTTGAGCATCGGCAGGATCAGCGTCTGCGGGCCGACGAACGGTGCAAACGATGCAATCGCGTCGTCGAGGCTGTACGCCTTGCAGCTCAGCAGCACGAGGTCGAACGGCGCGACGCCGGCGCCCGCGTCGCCCGCGCGCACGGTCTGCACGTTCGCGAGCGTCAGGTCGCCGCGCGGGCTGCGGATCAGCAGCCCGTCGCGTGCAAGCGCAGCCGCGCGACCGTCGCGCACCAGGAACGTCACGTCGCGCCCCGCCGCGGCCAGCCGGCCGCCGAAGTACCCGCCGACCGCGCCGGCTCCTACTACCAGAATCCGCATCGTTGCCTCCTTTCGGTTTTGTTTGGTGTCGCACCGCGGCCCGTGCGGGCGCGGCGCATACGCCATTGCCCGACAGTATAGCGGCCACTTTTATGCATATGCATAGATGCCCGCGCCCGCGTCGCGGGCATCGGGAAACGATCTGCTTCTAAGGGATTTCCCGTCTACGGCGACGCGCCTCGTGCGCCGTCAAGACACTTACCCCGTCACGCCGTCCCGGCGAGCTTCCTCGACTGACCGACCTCATACCATGCGCAATCTTTCCCTGAATCAGAAACTCGCCTCGATGATCGTCATCCTGTGGCTCGGCCTGCTCGTGATCGCCGGGCTCGGCGCATGGCAGACCCGCGCGTCGATGATCGCCGACCGCCGCGACCAGCTTGCGTCGCTGGTCGCACAGGCCGCGAGCGTGACCGACCATTACTACAAGCTGTCGCAGCAGAACGCGATGCCGGAAGCCGACGCGAAGCAGAAGGCGCTCGAGGCGATCGCCGCGATGCGCTACGGCGCCGACGGCTATATCTCGGTCAACGATTCGAAGCCGGTGCTCGTGATGCATCCGATCAAGGCCGAGCTCAACGGCAAGGACGTGTCGAATTTCACCGATCCGAACGGCAAGCACTTGTTCGTCGAGATCGTGAAGGCCGGCAACGCGGAAGGCGGCAAGGGCTTCGTCGAATATCTGTGGCCGAAACCGGGTGCGGACAAGCCGCAGGAGAAAACCAGCGCCGTGCAGCGCTTCGCGCCGTGGGACTGGTATCTGGTGACCGGCATGTACATGAACGACGTGCGCTCGGCGGTGCTCGCGAGCATCGGCCGCTGGCTCGCGATGACGGCCGTGCTCGGCGCGATCGCGACGGCCGTGATGGTGTTGGTGCTGAAAAGCGTGCGCGCGAGCCTCGGCGGCGAGCTCGAAGCGGCGCTCGACGCCGCTCGGCGCATCGCGCAGGGCGACCTGACTGCCCGCGTGAGCGTGAAGCACGACGATCGCGGCAGCCTGCTGCATGCGTTGCACACGATGCAGGGCGGGCTGATCGACATGGTGTCGCGCGTCCGGGCGGGCACCGAGAACATCAACGTCGGCGCGAGCGAGATCGCATCCGGCAACACGGACCTGTCGCAGCGCACCGAGCAACAGGCGGCGGCGCTCGTGCAAACCGCGTCGAGCATGGACGAAATGACCGCGAACGTGAAGCAGAACGCGGACAGCGCCGAGCAGGCCGCGTCGCTCGCGGGCCAGGCCGCGCAGGTCGCGACGCGCGGCAGCGCGGTGGTCGACGACGTCGTGCGCACGATGAACGAGATCACCGACCGCTCGCACAAGATCGGCGACATCATCGGCGTGATCGACGGGATCGCGTTCCAGACCAACATCCTCGCGCTGAACGCGGCCGTCGAAGCGGCGCGCGCGGGCGAACAGGGCCGCGGCTTCGCGGTGGTCGCGGCCGAAGTGCGCTCGCTCGCGCAACGCTCGGCAACGGCGGCCAAGGAGATCAAGTCGCTGATCGTGTCGTCGAACGAGACGGTCCAGCACGGCGCGACGCTCGTCACGCATGCGGGCGAGACGATGGCCGAGATCGTGCAGTCGGTGCGGCGCGT harbors:
- a CDS encoding alcohol dehydrogenase catalytic domain-containing protein, producing the protein MTTPEAQPRMTAVVCHGPEDYRVEQVAKPRPGTNELVIRIAACGICASDCKCYTGAKMFWGGPSPWVKAPVIPGHEFFGNVEALGDGAAEHFGVAIGDRVIAEQIVPCGKCRYCKSGQYWMCEVHNIFGFQREVADGGMAEYMRIPPTAIVHKIPLGVSLEDAAIIEPLSCAIHTVNRGDVQLDDVVVIAGAGPLGLMMTQVAHLKTPKKLVVIDLIDERLELARQYGADVTINPRRDDAREIVRALTDGYGCDVYIETTGAPVGVNQGLDLIRKLGRFVEFSVFGEDATVDWSIIGDRKELDVRGAHLGPYCYPVAIDLLARGLVTSKGIVTHGFALEDWDDAIRIAKSPESIKVLLKPAR
- a CDS encoding ABC transporter permease produces the protein MNLPDSSSTHSTTLAATAADAPPPRAMWAQLRRSTLFYPLVGLVVVCIAMMIASPSFLSAANLENVLRQVSINAIIAVGMTCVILTGGIDLSVGSVMALSGTLAAGLMVAGVNAAAALGIGIAVGLGFGFLNGVFVAFAGMPPIIVTLATMGIARGLALIYTGGYPIDGLPDWVAFFGSGKVLGIQAPVLIMLAIYAIAWLLLDRMPFGRYVYAIGGNEQATRLTGVRVARVKLIVYTLAGVTSALAAIVLTGRLMSGQPNAGVGFELDAIAAVVMGGTSISGGRGAILGTLVGALLLGVLNNGLNMIGVNPYVQNVIKGGIILLAIYISRERSR
- a CDS encoding sugar ABC transporter ATP-binding protein, encoding MDTILRLSHITKSFPGVKALSDIDLEIARGEIHALLGENGAGKSTLMKILCGIHQPDAGTIEIDGAARHFADYRDAVAAGVGIVFQEFSLIPHLDAVDNLFLGRELRNRWGARDRKRMRAAAGAIFARLGVAIDLDAPIRALSVAQQQFVEIGKALSLDARILILDEPTATLTPAEAEHLFAIMRELKRQGVAMIFISHHLDEIFAVCDRITVLRDGQYVATTDVARTDVEQLVRMMVGRRIESSFPPKPTLPADAPVVLEVHALQIERDGPVNSFALRAGEILGFAGLVGSGRTETALAVIGATRAHRKELRVRGAAAKLADPADALRAGIGLLPESRKTEGLVTSFSIRDNISLNNLGKYWSMRWLIDRRGEARTTHDVMRRVGVKAPSIHTEVATLSGGNQQKVVIARWLNHHTSVLIFDEPTRGIDVGAKAEIYGLMRELTARGYAIIMISSELPEIVGMCDRVAVFRQGRIEATLAGDEIDPDTVMTYATAGTRGATHEPA
- a CDS encoding substrate-binding domain-containing protein, yielding MTHASPASSSRRAAHLAAVAALAVAALLPAAAHAAPLRIGMTFQELNNPYFVTMQKALNDAAASIGAQVVVTDAHHDVSKQVSDVEDMLQKKIDILLVNPTDSTGIQSAITQAKKAGAVVVAVDANANGPVDSFVGSKNYDAGVMSCEYLAKAIGGSGEVAILDGIPVVPILERVRGCKAGLAKFPNVKLVDTQNGKQERATALSVTENMISAHPNLKGIFSVNDGGSMGALAAIEGAGKDIKLTSVDGAPEAIAAIQKPNSKFVETTAQFPADQVRIALGIAIARKWGATVPKAIPVDVKVVDRGNAKGFSW
- a CDS encoding AraC family transcriptional regulator — encoded protein: MMHPDLEVVEVRRDESFKVWSHGYPYRTIRWHFHPEFELHLIVATHGKYFVGDHIGSFGPGHLVLLGPNLPHNWVSDMAEGETVERRNLVIQFDPSFVRRCMDAFPECRDAQTLLDDARRGVGFDAATSAAIAPLFDALLTARGMHRIALFMTILERLCGAAERTLLASPAYDQADVTPTRLSHALSYIGKNLASELRESDLAQLTGQSVSAFSRAFHRHTGMPFVQYVNRLRIESACQMLLANDASITDVCFQAGFNNVSNFNRQFRAVKGMAPSEFRALQRLNARSRELALHAAPTGNPLPPRVLTPGAPELAPQPG
- the panE gene encoding 2-dehydropantoate 2-reductase, with product MRILVVGAGAVGGYFGGRLAAAGRDVTFLVRDGRAAALARDGLLIRSPRGDLTLANVQTVRAGDAGAGVAPFDLVLLSCKAYSLDDAIASFAPFVGPQTLILPMLNGMRHLDVLRERFGAAQVLGGLCVIAATLDREQRIVHLNDTHGVTFGELAGGESPRVRAVADVLGGAGFDATLSDDIAARMWEKWVFLATLAASTSLFRGSIGDILAAPDGRRLLETMLAECSAIAEHNGHRPDSSASERMQRMVLTPSPLTASMLRDVENHARVEADHVIGDLLARRDPQAADALSLLRIAYNHLKTYEARTAREHAAT
- a CDS encoding methyl-accepting chemotaxis protein — encoded protein: MRNLSLNQKLASMIVILWLGLLVIAGLGAWQTRASMIADRRDQLASLVAQAASVTDHYYKLSQQNAMPEADAKQKALEAIAAMRYGADGYISVNDSKPVLVMHPIKAELNGKDVSNFTDPNGKHLFVEIVKAGNAEGGKGFVEYLWPKPGADKPQEKTSAVQRFAPWDWYLVTGMYMNDVRSAVLASIGRWLAMTAVLGAIATAVMVLVLKSVRASLGGELEAALDAARRIAQGDLTARVSVKHDDRGSLLHALHTMQGGLIDMVSRVRAGTENINVGASEIASGNTDLSQRTEQQAAALVQTASSMDEMTANVKQNADSAEQAASLAGQAAQVATRGSAVVDDVVRTMNEITDRSHKIGDIIGVIDGIAFQTNILALNAAVEAARAGEQGRGFAVVAAEVRSLAQRSATAAKEIKSLIVSSNETVQHGATLVTHAGETMAEIVQSVRRVNEILDEISHASREQSAGIEQVNRAVGEMDQVTQQNAALVEQAAAAAHSLRDQAEALRDAVTRFALPA